One window of Hippoglossus stenolepis isolate QCI-W04-F060 chromosome 1, HSTE1.2, whole genome shotgun sequence genomic DNA carries:
- the abhd17c gene encoding alpha/beta hydrolase domain-containing protein 17C, protein MPQQGPRMNGFSLGELCWLFCCPPCPSRIAAKLAFLPPEPTYSVHTDANGVASLHLTERADWQYSQRELDAVEVFSTRSSRGNRVGCMFVRCAPNSRYTLLFSHGNAVDLGQMCSFYIGLGSRINCNVFSYDYSGYGVSTGKPSEKNLYADIEAAWQVLRNKYGVTPENIILYGQSIGTVPTIDLAARYECAAVILHSPLMSGLRVAFPDTRKTYCFDAFPSIDKVSKVASPVLVIHGTEDEVIDFSHGLAMYERCPRAVEPLWVEGAGHNDIELYAQYLERLKQFISFELPTS, encoded by the exons ATGCCCCAACAAGGCCCCAGGATGAATGGGTTTTCTCTCGGTGAACTGTGCTGGCTCTTCTGCTGTCCGCCCTGTCCCAGCCGCATCGCGGCCAAGCTAGCTTTCCTCCCGCCGGAGCCCACGTACTCGGTGCACACCGATGCAAACGGGGTAGCTAGCTTACATTTAACCGAGCGGGCGGACTGGCAGTACTCCCAGCGAGAGCTCGACGCAGTGGAGGTGTTCAGCACCAGGAGCAGTCGGGGTAACCGGGTCGGCTGCATGTTTGTACGCTGCGCCCCGAACAGTCGCTACACGCTGCTGTTTTCCCACGGTAATGCCGTGGACCTGGGGCAGATGTGCAGCTTCTACATCGGCCTCGGCTCCAGGATCAACTGCAACGTGTTCTCCTACGATTACTCAGGCTACGGCGTGAGCACCGGTAAACCCTCTGAGAAGAACCTGTACGCGGACATCGAAGCGGCCTGGCAGGTCCTGAGGAACAA GTATGGTGTAACACCTGAGAACATCATCCTGTACGGTCAGAGCATTGGTACTGTGCCCACCATTGACCTGGCTGCTCGCTATGAATGTGCCGCTGTCATCCTACATTCTCCACTCATGTCAGGACTACGGGTGGCCTTCCCTGATACACGCAAGACGTACTGTTTCGATGCCTTCCCCAG TATTGACAAAGTGTCCAAGGTGGCATCCCCAGTGCTGGTGATCCACGGTACGGAGGATGAGGTCATCGACTTCTCTCATGGTCTGGCCATGTACGAGCGCTGCCCCCGTGCTGTCGAACCCTTGTGGGTGGAGGGAGCTGGCCACAACGACATCGAACTGTATGCCCAGTACCTGGAGAGACTCAAGCAGTTCATCTCCTTCGAGCTTCCCACTTCCTGA